One segment of Polyodon spathula isolate WHYD16114869_AA chromosome 20, ASM1765450v1, whole genome shotgun sequence DNA contains the following:
- the LOC121295292 gene encoding uncharacterized protein LOC121295292 isoform X1, with amino-acid sequence MMLLFNHKCLHFFLLIMKNPETDRYSGERRRNLNIRNVQGGLKSCGNYFIMKFLDLYKKHQTKDIRAYLNEALHCIFFLGNIHTLKIKPAEFFTSNELLTLKRMFPDPFEKYATHLPSRTPFSILLDAIVQIKGSQNQNEVMDYLWTFLKDLKVPKPNTNTKKYWNHYTLEATVICICHNERTGIQKPKNFYGASLSCKGKVEQEVIISLSCLETWNAAVAHAVCLADSGGAINLPQTVKCKAFKRKWGTGQYYGDPPCSKCITIFQGASFEPCQLEAGKAPTWPYGHCAETESLSKLLNAEPALCQQVEILNNATNLKRDNVVNNAKDRLVSLLGGKDFVLNGTEFQFFSP; translated from the exons ATGATGTTATTATTTAAtcacaaatgtttacatttttttctattaatcatGAAGAACCCAGAAACAGATCGATACAGCGGCGAAAGAAGAag AAACTTAAATATAAGAAATGTTCAAGGAGGGCTGAAGAGCTGTGGGAACTATTTCATCATGAAGTTTCTAGATCTTtacaaaaaacatcaaacaaaagaCATCCGTGCATATCTGAATGAG GCACTACACTGCATCTTCTTTTTAGGCAACATTCACACGTTGAAAATTAAGCCTGCAGAATTCTTTACCAGCAATGAATTGTTAACACTAAAGAGAATGTTTCCAGACCCTTTTGAGAAATACGCCACCCACCTGCCGAGCCGCACTCCTTTTTCCATCCTACTTGACGCG ATTGTACAGATTAAAGGCAGTCAGAATCAAAATGAGGTCATGGACTATCTGTGGACTTTCTTAAAAGACCTGAAGGTGCCAAAACCCAACACTAATACCAAAAAATATTGGAACCATTACACCTTGGAGGCCACTGTCATCTGTATTTGTCATAATGAAAGGACAGGgatacaaaaaccaaaaaacttcTACGGAGCGTCCCTGTCCTGCAAGGGGAAGGTGGAGCAGGAGGTCATAATCTCGCTCTCGTGTCTGGAAACATGGAATGCAGCAGTGGCTCATGCAGTGTGCCTTGCAGACAGTGGTGGTGCCATCAATCTTccacaaacagtaaaatgcaaaGCCTTTAAAAGAAAGTGGGGAACAGGCCAGTATTACGGAGACCCGCCATGCTCAAAGTGCATTACTATATTCCAAGGTGCTTCGTTCGAGCCTTGTCAACTTGAAGCTGGTAAGGCACCAACATGGCCCTACGGCCACTGTGCTGAAACAGAATCTCTCAGCAAGCTCCTCAATGCAGAGCCAGCACTCTGTCAACAAGTAGAGATTCTTAACAATGCAACTAACCTTAAAAGAGATAATGTTGTGAACAATGCAAAAGACAGACTGGTCAGCCTGCTTGGAGGGAAAGATTTTGTGCTTAATGGCACTGAATTTCAGTTCTTTTCCCCTTAA
- the LOC121295574 gene encoding uncharacterized protein LOC121295574 isoform X1 yields MFDEKCTMTCRNFEQDSRKLIQDFVSVDKESPEYLNHVSRQVDKYRHQTVPLKKPTEYPLRIGGLDDTIYEEREDELEAWENFYMPDRVEMRVIGAIDTFPSLAVGLQLIILAGKDGNVYAYENEVLHQVADSLQDLFKNGLAFPGTRIYNYGECFESMTGDEYSELLQSEDVKKIKDETREFILSHEDEFLRILACIEEKENAEKVSNEVVPCNSHIASVVWNGLQACA; encoded by the exons ATGTTCGATGAAAAATGCACTATGACTTg CAGGAACTTCGAGCAAGACTCACGGAAGCTGATCCAGGATTTCGTAAGTGTTGATAAAG AGTCACCCGAATACCTTAACCATGTGTCCAGACAAGTAGACAAATACAGACACCAGACCGTGCCACTGAAGAAGCCAACAGAGTATCCACTGAGAATTGGGGGGCTAGATGACACAATCTATGAAGAAAGGGAGGATGAGCTTGAAGCATGGGAAAACTTCTACATGCCTGACCGAGTGGAGATGAGAGTTATCGGTGCCATTGATACCTTCCCGAGTCTGGCTGTGGGGCTGCAGCTGATCATTCTGGCAGGCAAAGATGGCAACGTCTATGCTTATGAAAATGAGGTGTTGCACCAAGTGGCTGACAGCTTGCAGGACCTCTTCAAAAATGGGCTTGCCTTTCCTGGAACCAGAATCTACAACTATGGGGAATGTTTTGAGTCAATG acggGTGATGAATACAGTGAATTATTGCAGAGTGAAGACGTAAAGAAAATTAAAGATGAGACCAGGGAATTCATCCTTAGCCATGAAGATGAATTTCTGAGGATACTGGCCTGCATTGAAGAAAAAGAGAATGCAGAAAAGGTGTCCAACGAAGTTGTACCTTGTAACAGCCACATTGCATCTGTTGTGTGGAATGGATTGCAAGCGTGCGCATGA
- the LOC121295292 gene encoding uncharacterized protein LOC121295292 isoform X2, with translation MTENPETDRYSGERRRNLNIRNVQGGLKSCGNYFIMKFLDLYKKHQTKDIRAYLNEALHCIFFLGNIHTLKIKPAEFFTSNELLTLKRMFPDPFEKYATHLPSRTPFSILLDAIVQIKGSQNQNEVMDYLWTFLKDLKVPKPNTNTKKYWNHYTLEATVICICHNERTGIQKPKNFYGASLSCKGKVEQEVIISLSCLETWNAAVAHAVCLADSGGAINLPQTVKCKAFKRKWGTGQYYGDPPCSKCITIFQGASFEPCQLEAGKAPTWPYGHCAETESLSKLLNAEPALCQQVEILNNATNLKRDNVVNNAKDRLVSLLGGKDFVLNGTEFQFFSP, from the exons ATGACAGAG AACCCAGAAACAGATCGATACAGCGGCGAAAGAAGAag AAACTTAAATATAAGAAATGTTCAAGGAGGGCTGAAGAGCTGTGGGAACTATTTCATCATGAAGTTTCTAGATCTTtacaaaaaacatcaaacaaaagaCATCCGTGCATATCTGAATGAG GCACTACACTGCATCTTCTTTTTAGGCAACATTCACACGTTGAAAATTAAGCCTGCAGAATTCTTTACCAGCAATGAATTGTTAACACTAAAGAGAATGTTTCCAGACCCTTTTGAGAAATACGCCACCCACCTGCCGAGCCGCACTCCTTTTTCCATCCTACTTGACGCG ATTGTACAGATTAAAGGCAGTCAGAATCAAAATGAGGTCATGGACTATCTGTGGACTTTCTTAAAAGACCTGAAGGTGCCAAAACCCAACACTAATACCAAAAAATATTGGAACCATTACACCTTGGAGGCCACTGTCATCTGTATTTGTCATAATGAAAGGACAGGgatacaaaaaccaaaaaacttcTACGGAGCGTCCCTGTCCTGCAAGGGGAAGGTGGAGCAGGAGGTCATAATCTCGCTCTCGTGTCTGGAAACATGGAATGCAGCAGTGGCTCATGCAGTGTGCCTTGCAGACAGTGGTGGTGCCATCAATCTTccacaaacagtaaaatgcaaaGCCTTTAAAAGAAAGTGGGGAACAGGCCAGTATTACGGAGACCCGCCATGCTCAAAGTGCATTACTATATTCCAAGGTGCTTCGTTCGAGCCTTGTCAACTTGAAGCTGGTAAGGCACCAACATGGCCCTACGGCCACTGTGCTGAAACAGAATCTCTCAGCAAGCTCCTCAATGCAGAGCCAGCACTCTGTCAACAAGTAGAGATTCTTAACAATGCAACTAACCTTAAAAGAGATAATGTTGTGAACAATGCAAAAGACAGACTGGTCAGCCTGCTTGGAGGGAAAGATTTTGTGCTTAATGGCACTGAATTTCAGTTCTTTTCCCCTTAA
- the LOC121295574 gene encoding uncharacterized protein LOC121295574 isoform X2, whose translation MCCEAGVSRRNFEQDSRKLIQDFVSVDKESPEYLNHVSRQVDKYRHQTVPLKKPTEYPLRIGGLDDTIYEEREDELEAWENFYMPDRVEMRVIGAIDTFPSLAVGLQLIILAGKDGNVYAYENEVLHQVADSLQDLFKNGLAFPGTRIYNYGECFESMTGDEYSELLQSEDVKKIKDETREFILSHEDEFLRILACIEEKENAEKVSNEVVPCNSHIASVVWNGLQACA comes from the exons atgtgttgcgaggctggagtttcacg CAGGAACTTCGAGCAAGACTCACGGAAGCTGATCCAGGATTTCGTAAGTGTTGATAAAG AGTCACCCGAATACCTTAACCATGTGTCCAGACAAGTAGACAAATACAGACACCAGACCGTGCCACTGAAGAAGCCAACAGAGTATCCACTGAGAATTGGGGGGCTAGATGACACAATCTATGAAGAAAGGGAGGATGAGCTTGAAGCATGGGAAAACTTCTACATGCCTGACCGAGTGGAGATGAGAGTTATCGGTGCCATTGATACCTTCCCGAGTCTGGCTGTGGGGCTGCAGCTGATCATTCTGGCAGGCAAAGATGGCAACGTCTATGCTTATGAAAATGAGGTGTTGCACCAAGTGGCTGACAGCTTGCAGGACCTCTTCAAAAATGGGCTTGCCTTTCCTGGAACCAGAATCTACAACTATGGGGAATGTTTTGAGTCAATG acggGTGATGAATACAGTGAATTATTGCAGAGTGAAGACGTAAAGAAAATTAAAGATGAGACCAGGGAATTCATCCTTAGCCATGAAGATGAATTTCTGAGGATACTGGCCTGCATTGAAGAAAAAGAGAATGCAGAAAAGGTGTCCAACGAAGTTGTACCTTGTAACAGCCACATTGCATCTGTTGTGTGGAATGGATTGCAAGCGTGCGCATGA